The nucleotide window TATATAATGAGTAGCGCGTTCACCAACTTTTATCCAAGATACTAGACTTCTAAAGGATAGAGTTTGAGACTCTCCGGTGGAAGCATATTCTTTGATTATTGACTCGAGGGCTAGTGTCGTATCATATTCATATGCGGCCGAAATTTCGCTCTTCGCGTCGAGTGCAATGGCTTCTGTTGCACCTAAATTGATGTTGAAGGCATTAAGATCCATTAGCTCATAAGGCCTCGTTCGACGGATGATAAATAATAAATAGCTTTGATTTTTTGTTGTTGGCTTGGAATGCGCTGAAATTGAGTTCTTTGGTTTTAGGGTGAAGCTTCATCAGGGCAATATCCAAGTTAAAGGCCGCTCGCATATACTTATTAGCCAATGCAATTTAAGGGGCTAATTTTAGGAGCTGGCTTTTGTGGAGCCTCAGCCGGTTCTGTCCTATTTTGGCTGACGCCGGGCTTTCTGCCTAGCGTGTTTTGACCTCGCTTTACCGGTTTGTCTATCGAAAGGTTCACGGCAAGGTTTTTCCAATCCTCGGTTTTTCCAAGTCGCTCGCAAATGAGTTTTGCGGTCAGGCGGTAATAATACTGGGTTGCAGGGGCGTGGTGACTGATCTCGCGAGTTAGGAACCAGTGAAAATGTTTTGCTTTCCAGGACCATGGAGAACGAAGACCCCATCGAGCGGCGATTGCTTCTTGCATTTTGCTCGCTTGTGTGATGTGGCGTTTTCTGGTTGAGTGAGACCCGACGAGTCGCCCCGATAGGAAAAGCTGCATATTGAACGGCTTGCTCATCCTATGACCCCAATGTACGCAGAAACTATGTCAATGCGGCTATGCCCTAACTCGTAACTGATTTGTTCTCGGGCAAATCTATCAATACATCTGTTTTTTCTAGCAGAAGATCCACCATTCACAGGGGCAGGCTGCAAAGTAATCTCCTCGTAGCGTTCGCACGCATACGCCGCTCGCAATTCGTGGAAGCCTTTAACGTTGTGCATGTGGAGGACGTGTCGAGCTGGGCGGACCATTCCCTTCTGGAAGTCGAGGTAGCTTTCGTTTGGCGCGAGTAGGTTGTGGCTACCGTCAGGCGAGACTTGATTGGCGAATGCCAGTGCGTCGCGGATGTACTCATCCACTGTTATCCACCGAGAGGCCGAGGCGCCCGAACGGCCACCTTTGGTGCCTTCCTGGATGTTGATTTTGCCGTATTGTTCGGCTTCATGTTTGAAACGTGAAAGGTCCGCCAAAATGGCCCCGCGCATGCGCATCCCAGTGGCTCGTGCCAAATGCGCAATCGCTGCGGCGTGTGGGTACTGCTCGCAAAGCGCGGCGACAATCCGCATTACTCGCTCACGTTCTTGGCCTTGTGGGGCTGTTGTTCGGACGGAAGTGCGCCGCATTCCCAGTGCCTTGCTCGGGCTCGGTACTTTCATGTGCTGATCACCGCGAAGCGCTGCCATGGTCCGGTTGACGCTGGACAATCGGTTCTGCGCGGTGGCAATGGCGAATTCACCTTGTTCAACTTGGTGGCGCAGATGTACTGCATAGTCCAGCAAAGTCTGCCGATCTATCTGCCGCGCATCGTTAAACACCGGCCCATCCTCTGAACGACACCAGCGCACAAACGCCTGCCACCGATCACTGTGTGCTTTGACGGTCCCGTAGTGCCCACCGCCAAACAGATCTTTCAATTCTTGCGGTCCGGCATAGCTCAGTTGCCGACCATAGCCAAAATTGCGTCCACCTCGCCCGCCCACTAGTGCCACGATAGAGCTCCTCTCGAAGCCAAAACGTTTAAAACTTCCCCACGTCATCCCGCCATGGATGTTGAGTGTTATCAGGGATCAAGGCCCCTGCGACCTGTGAGGGTTGTCCACTAACGCGGGACTGGCGGCTCTTTTACGACCGGGAGCCTGGGCATCTCATGATCTGGCCTCCTGAGCACTTCGGCAGAAGTGGGCGGGTGGAGGCTGCACTGGGTGACGAGACCAGCGCCGCGAGATCCTGAATCGGGTGAAGGCAGCGATGCGATGAACGGGGCATGCCTGACTGTCAGTCAGGTGCAGTCCATTCCATGGGCTGCAGCACCATCATCTGCATCGCTGTTGCTGGTGACTTCGGTATTTGTCACGCCGATTGTCACGAGGGGGAATGCCGCAAAGCCTTGTACGAGTTGGGCTGCAGCAGCGGTAGGAGCGCCCGTCTCTTTCCGGGAGAAAGAGACGGGCGCAGGTTGGCGCAAGGAAAATGCCCAAGCGGATAGGTTGCTGCAGGGCAGCTATACAAGGGGATGAGTTGCCGCAGTGGGCACACTGGTAAAAGTAAGCATCCATCACATTGCTGTGACCGTGCGAGCCGCCGGACGCTAATCGCACTTTGGGAGAACCACCACCGTGTGGCGTAGCCTTAAAGGTTCTGGCTACCTGGGTTGCTGTCAAAGACAGCGCTTTGCCCGATCTTTTCTACGCCTGTGGATAATTTGGTGCAAGGCTCCAATGTTCGGGAGTTTTGCGGCTGTGGATGAAATTATCCATCGGTGGAAATCAGTGGTTTCCACAGACAGTTGCGTGGGCTTTGGATTTTTTAAGTGAGGTCCATCTAAACAGGGCGGCTTTGCAGCCCTGTTTAGATGGACCCGCGTGGCAGAGCAGATTGCGAGAGTCTTACGGATGTACGCTTACTTTACTGCGGCACTTTAAAAGCCAAAGCAGTGTCAGCACCGTCGGCCAAAACAACGTGTTGAGAACATCGTGAGCGCTTGCCTGCCAACGCCAGTATCCGAAGCTTCCAATATCGTCTCGCCGACCCACCCACTCGCCAGCACACGCAATGATTAAAACAACCAGCCAGCCAAGGTATGGCCTGAATCGTCGGGTGCCAACGATCAACGTCAAATAGACCGCCATGCCCAAATAGATATGCAGCGCGTCTTTAGATAGTCCGGTTGCCGACACAATGGCGAGCTTGATGCTTTGTGCGGTTGAGATATCCATATCAACTCCTCCTCTCTGCGCCAATGCCAGGCTTCGCCTTTATCCGAGTAACGTTATCTCCAATCTGGTTGGCGAATTCGTGTGGAGTGACATGCTCCTGCCGGTTGGCCTCCAGGTACCAGCTCCACCAGTTCATGATCAGCCTGCGCTCCTCAATGAACTCGGCCTTGTGGATGTAAGCGGCGCGGACGTTGTTGCGAGTCGCGACTCAGCACTCCGAGGCTTTGCGAGATTTGCAGGCGATTTAACTTGGTTCCTCACAGTCCATACCCGTGCAATGCTGCTCTCATCAATCGAGCAGCGTTGCAGGGTTTACTGGTTTAGAAGGAGATGTTTCCCGGTGCTTCCAGCACTTTCACCACATCGTCGATTACCGCCTTGCTCATATCCTGCAAATAACACGATGCCCAGGCGTAACGGTCAGTGCTGCGAATCATCGCTGCGTCTTCGGCCAGCAGTTTGGCAACGTGGAGCAGATCGGAGGCATGGGACAATGCTTCACCGATGGGAACACCGCTGGCGATGCGAAAGAGTGGGCGGTCGGAGTGGAAGGAGAAGGGGGTTAGGCCTGGGGTCTTTAGGTTCAGCGGGTTTGGCATAGTCTGGCTCCTTGACTGTGAGAGCCGCAACCGTCCTTCCTACGGGATTGGGTGGCGGCCATGCGCAGGGTAGGAAACCGGGAATCAAGGTACCCGGCACACCCGAAGGTGTCCCGCACACAGCCGCCATAACGCATGATTGCAGACACAAAAAAAGCGCCTGCAATCATACGCGGGGCGCTGCTGTTGCGCCTTGATTACTTCGGGTTCCTACGCCCGGTCGCTGAATTGGCAGCGACTCTCGAAGGGTAGATGCCGATGGGATTGGCTGCAATCGGGGCGCGGTGCTGGCAGGAAAAGTTCATGACAGGAAGTAACTGGGGACTGAATCCGGTATGCGGATTCGCTTATCTCTGTTCAGGCGAAAAACGCTTGATCAAATTTACCAGGGTGACCCATGTTTTCTGCGTGGCTATAACGTAGCTACATTTTTCTATAGGAGTGAAATCATGACTGCACTACTAAAAATGCACTGATGTGCGTTGCCATGTCGGGTTGTTAAATAACACCCTCCCGCCGCTTATCGGAACTGTCATTCCTGACAGTGTCGACTAATCACGAAACCGCGCACGCTGCTAGTACCCGATAAGCGTTTAATTTTTTCAGACCCGTCGCTAACGTTTGATCGATCTGCCTAGTTTCGGGAATCAAGGTGCGGAGTAACGCTCCGGATCGTCTGGCTCAAGTAAGGTGATCAGGATGAGCAAGTTTGTTTTTTCAGCCATTTCCTTGGTTTTATCCGCAATTTCCGAGCAGTCAGACGCAACCGTGCCATCTACGACGAACAGTAATATCGTTGTTGACGGTGCGACATTCAGAAGTGAATACGCAAATGTAAACGGTGTCCGCATGCACTACCTGGTGAGTGGCAATGGCGAAAGGCCGGTTCTGCTGATTCACGGATTTCCGGGAAGCTGGCGAAATTGGGAGCCATTAATGGTAAGGCTTCTGCGCGAGGGCTATACGCCTGTCGTTCCGGACTATCGTGGCGCCGGGGAAACGGATATTTCGAAGGGTGGATACGATAAAAAGAATATGGCGCGCGACCTTCATGAGTTGGTTGCCGTCCTGAAGCTGGAGCGGGTAGACGTTATCGGTCACGACATGGGGCTGATCATCGCCTATGCCTATGGGGCGCAATATCCACAGGAAACCAAACATATCATCTTGATGGATGGATTCATCCCGGGCATTCCCGGGTGGGAAATCCCCTATAACGGCAATCCAGCGAATGGTATTTCCAGTAAATGGCATTTTCGCTTCTTCGGCGAAACCGCTCTAAAGATGATTCGAGGGCAGGAAAAAAATTATCTGGATATGTTCTTTGACGACTTTGTATATAAAGGCAATCCTAAAGTTAATGATGAGGTGCGCAACGCACTGGTAATGGATTACTCCCGGCCTGGACGGATGGAGGCGGCGTTCAAACTTTATTCAGCTTGGGTGGAAAGTGACGCAAATGACAATCAAGCGTTCGCCCAGAACAAACTGGCGATTCCTGTACTCACCATCGGCGGCGATCATTCAAGAGGCAAGACTTTGGCCGACCAGGTAAGCCATATCAGCGCTCAGCCAAACTCGTTGATATTGCAGAATACTGGGCATTGGGTATTGGAAGAGAAACCGCAGGCTACCATTCAGGCAATTCTGGATTTTTTGCAGAATAATCAATAACGAGTACCAACGAAGCCTCTGCGTGGCGGCGTGGGGTGCAGGGGGCCGTATTTCTGGCCTCCCTATTCCAAACACCATTGCTGCTGACGTTTCCAATCATCTGGAAACCCCATGAGTCTCAAATAACCCGGTTCTTGCCGGTCCATGATTTTGGCCAGGCGAAGCTTCCACTGGCTGTCCGGACTGATTAAGTCGGTAAGATAGGCCAGCATCGTCAACACGATGTATAGCCGCTGCTTGGGCTGAGGCCCGTCGGCAGATGCAACTGGGATGACCCATTCCTTGGGCAATGCGGGTCGAATCGAGAGCTCTCGATTCCATAGTCGTGAGTGATGGGCACAGCAGTTTCGAATGAAAGTCAGGGTGTGTAGCCAGGAGGCCAATACATCGAAGGGCAGATTGAATCTTACGGCGATAGCTTTCTTATCGGCACTTCTGCCTATGGCATTGAAGAGGGTAGATACCGTCCCAAGACTGAGTTCTTCCAAGACCGCCCACGCGGGCGGCAGCTCAGGGTAGGCGTAGGTTGCTCCGTAGTATCGGAAATAGTTATCGCGCATCCGGTTTTCGATCCGCTGCTGCTGGACGCCATTGGCCTGTCGACCATTTTTTATACGCTCGATATCACGTCTGAGTTTTTTGCTCTCTTTGTTTAATTGCTCCCGCAAAGGGCGCAACAGCTCAAGATGGGGGTACGACGAGGAGAAGATCGACGCATCAACTATCCAATCGGGACCATATTTAGGGCACATGTGATTGCTGATAGTCGCTCGTATGGCGACTTCGACACATTCGATGGCGTCCATGGTTATACGCCGCAAAGAACCATCGAAGCGGTAGATGTTGACGACTGCTTTCAGGGTGCTACCGGGTTTGAAGGTGTGTTCAGGGTCTGGTTCCTGGAAGGGGCGCATATAGGGACTCAGGCGAAACAGCGTGACCACTTCGAGAAAACGCATGGCCCGGTCATCGTTGACGACGTGCAGACCTCGTTGCTTTAGCAGTTCCAATTGCTGTTCTACGCTGAGGGCCGGCTTGTCGAAGGGCCTCATGTAGTTTTCTCCAGACAAAAAAAACCCGCACGATTTGAGCTTGCTGACTGGGTCAACCTAGGCTTGGCGGGTGTGTTGGGGTGCATTATAGGTAGCTGGGGAAGATCGTCAACTTCATGGTGAAGTGAAATTGTAACGGGTAGGGATGGCCCCTTCGCGAGCAGGCTCGCTCCCACAGGGTTTTCAGGTAGTGGAGAAAAAGTGAACACCCCGAAACAACAAAGCCCCCGCATTTCTGCGAGGGCTTCGTCTTGTATGGTGCCGGCACCAGGAATCGAACCCGGGACCTACTGATTACAAGTCAGTTGCTCTACCATCTGAGCTATACCGGCGTGTGGGCGACGATTATAGCGATTGAGTGATTTCTGTAAACCCCTGAATTCTGACTATTTTTGCCGGGACCTTAGGTCGGGTGCGAACCAGGAGTTTTCGTGGTTTATACAAGGCCCGGCAGGTCGGTTGTTCGGGATGTCCTGTAGCTGGCCTCGAGCTGTTTGGCGCTGGTAGGGATGTGATTGCCAGTGCATTTCCAGCCCTGACTTTTCAACCGTT belongs to Pseudomonas sp. B21-028 and includes:
- a CDS encoding integrase domain-containing protein; this translates as MALVGGRGGRNFGYGRQLSYAGPQELKDLFGGGHYGTVKAHSDRWQAFVRWCRSEDGPVFNDARQIDRQTLLDYAVHLRHQVEQGEFAIATAQNRLSSVNRTMAALRGDQHMKVPSPSKALGMRRTSVRTTAPQGQERERVMRIVAALCEQYPHAAAIAHLARATGMRMRGAILADLSRFKHEAEQYGKINIQEGTKGGRSGASASRWITVDEYIRDALAFANQVSPDGSHNLLAPNESYLDFQKGMVRPARHVLHMHNVKGFHELRAAYACERYEEITLQPAPVNGGSSARKNRCIDRFAREQISYELGHSRIDIVSAYIGVIG
- a CDS encoding DUF3077 domain-containing protein, which gives rise to MPNPLNLKTPGLTPFSFHSDRPLFRIASGVPIGEALSHASDLLHVAKLLAEDAAMIRSTDRYAWASCYLQDMSKAVIDDVVKVLEAPGNISF
- a CDS encoding alpha/beta fold hydrolase, producing the protein MSKFVFSAISLVLSAISEQSDATVPSTTNSNIVVDGATFRSEYANVNGVRMHYLVSGNGERPVLLIHGFPGSWRNWEPLMVRLLREGYTPVVPDYRGAGETDISKGGYDKKNMARDLHELVAVLKLERVDVIGHDMGLIIAYAYGAQYPQETKHIILMDGFIPGIPGWEIPYNGNPANGISSKWHFRFFGETALKMIRGQEKNYLDMFFDDFVYKGNPKVNDEVRNALVMDYSRPGRMEAAFKLYSAWVESDANDNQAFAQNKLAIPVLTIGGDHSRGKTLADQVSHISAQPNSLILQNTGHWVLEEKPQATIQAILDFLQNNQ
- a CDS encoding Abi family protein, which codes for MRPFDKPALSVEQQLELLKQRGLHVVNDDRAMRFLEVVTLFRLSPYMRPFQEPDPEHTFKPGSTLKAVVNIYRFDGSLRRITMDAIECVEVAIRATISNHMCPKYGPDWIVDASIFSSSYPHLELLRPLREQLNKESKKLRRDIERIKNGRQANGVQQQRIENRMRDNYFRYYGATYAYPELPPAWAVLEELSLGTVSTLFNAIGRSADKKAIAVRFNLPFDVLASWLHTLTFIRNCCAHHSRLWNRELSIRPALPKEWVIPVASADGPQPKQRLYIVLTMLAYLTDLISPDSQWKLRLAKIMDRQEPGYLRLMGFPDDWKRQQQWCLE